From Haemorhous mexicanus isolate bHaeMex1 chromosome 2, bHaeMex1.pri, whole genome shotgun sequence, the proteins below share one genomic window:
- the ING4 gene encoding inhibitor of growth protein 4 isoform X2 codes for MAAGMYLEHYLDSIENLPFELQRNFQLMRDLDQRTEDLKSEIDKLATEYISNARTLSSEEKLGLLKQIQEAYGKCKEFGDDKVQLAMQTYEMVDKHIRRLDTDLARFEADLKEKQIESSDYDSSSSKGKKKGRAQKEKKAARARSKGKNSDEEAPKTAQKKLKLVRTSTEYGMPSVTFGNVHPSDVLDMPVDPNEPTYCLCHQVSYGEMIGCDNPDCSIEWFHFACVGLTTKPRGKWFCPRCSQERKKK; via the exons gTATTGAGAACCTGCCATTTGAATTACAGAGAAACTTCCAGCTCATGCGAGATCTGGATCAGAGGACAGAAG ACCTCAAGTCAGAGATCGATAAGTTGGCCACGGAGTATATCAGCAATGCACGGACTTTGTCTTCGGAGGAAAAACTGGGGCTTCTCAAGCAAATCCAGGAGGCCTATGGGAAGTGCAAGGAATTTGGGGACGACAAGGTTCAGCTGGCTATGCAGACCTATGAGATG GTTGATAAGCACATCCGGCGGCTGGACACAGACCTCGCTCGCTTTGAAGCAGACCTGAAGGAGAAGCAGATAGAGTCGAGTGACTATGACAGTTCTTCCAGCAAGGGCAAGAAGA AGGGCCGAgcccagaaagagaaaaaagctgcCCGCGCTCGCTCCAAAGGGAAAAACTCTGATGAGGAAGCACCAAAAACTGCCCAAAAGAAACTGAAGCTTGTCCGCAC TAGCACAGAGTACGGGATGCCTTCTGTCACCTTTGGAAATGTGCACCCCTCGGATGTACTGGATATGCCCGTGGACCCCAATGAGCCCACTTACTGCCTCTGCCACCAGGTCTCCTATGGGGAGATGATTGGCTGTGACAACCCAGAT TGTTCCATTGAATGGTTTCATTTTGCCTGTGTGGGTCTGACAACAAAACCAAGAGGAAAATG GTTCTGCCCTCGCTGTTcccaggagaggaagaagaagtaA
- the ING4 gene encoding inhibitor of growth protein 4 isoform X1, whose translation MRDLDQRTEDLKSEIDKLATEYISNARTLSSEEKLGLLKQIQEAYGKCKEFGDDKVQLAMQTYEMVDKHIRRLDTDLARFEADLKEKQIESSDYDSSSSKGKKKGRAQKEKKAARARSKGKNSDEEAPKTAQKKLKLVRTSTEYGMPSVTFGNVHPSDVLDMPVDPNEPTYCLCHQVSYGEMIGCDNPDCSIEWFHFACVGLTTKPRGKWFCPRCSQERKKK comes from the exons ATGCGAGATCTGGATCAGAGGACAGAAG ACCTCAAGTCAGAGATCGATAAGTTGGCCACGGAGTATATCAGCAATGCACGGACTTTGTCTTCGGAGGAAAAACTGGGGCTTCTCAAGCAAATCCAGGAGGCCTATGGGAAGTGCAAGGAATTTGGGGACGACAAGGTTCAGCTGGCTATGCAGACCTATGAGATG GTTGATAAGCACATCCGGCGGCTGGACACAGACCTCGCTCGCTTTGAAGCAGACCTGAAGGAGAAGCAGATAGAGTCGAGTGACTATGACAGTTCTTCCAGCAAGGGCAAGAAGA AGGGCCGAgcccagaaagagaaaaaagctgcCCGCGCTCGCTCCAAAGGGAAAAACTCTGATGAGGAAGCACCAAAAACTGCCCAAAAGAAACTGAAGCTTGTCCGCAC TAGCACAGAGTACGGGATGCCTTCTGTCACCTTTGGAAATGTGCACCCCTCGGATGTACTGGATATGCCCGTGGACCCCAATGAGCCCACTTACTGCCTCTGCCACCAGGTCTCCTATGGGGAGATGATTGGCTGTGACAACCCAGAT TGTTCCATTGAATGGTTTCATTTTGCCTGTGTGGGTCTGACAACAAAACCAAGAGGAAAATG GTTCTGCCCTCGCTGTTcccaggagaggaagaagaagtaA